The following nucleotide sequence is from Roseivirga sp. BDSF3-8.
TTTCATCCAGTATCTGGTCTATGGGCATAAATGCTTCTCCTCCCTTCAGGTGCTTGACAATCTGTTTGCGTAGGTAGGCGGTCTCTTCCATTTAGCTAATTGGTTAATGTATTTAACCGTCTAACTGCTTCATAAGGGATTTGTGTATTTTCAGTTGCTTTTATTCTGTGAGGACTTAAGTTTGCACTAACAGCTAACAATTTGGGGTGGCTGTGACTTACTTTTTACGTTAACAACAATCAAACGAATTATGAAAAAAGTACTTTTCACACTGGCCTTTTCGCTTGTGGCCCTGGTAATGATGCAGGCCTGTGGCGAAGGCAGTGAATCATACGACGTAGTAGAGTCTGGCTCATACATGGGCACTATCTCAGAGGTAGAAGCCGAAGAGACTGAGATCTACGTGGACCTTGATAATGGTAAAAAGCTTGAACTATACTTTACTGATGAGACTCAGGTGACTATGAACGGCAACTCGGCTGTATTTGAAGACCTGCAGGAAGGCGCTAAAGTAGAAGTGACCGTAGAGAAAAAAGGCCAGCGCATGGAGCCTGTTACGGTAAAGATCATGCAATAACACATGTTGCAGATACCATCAATGTGGCGGACAGAGCTATTACACCCTCTGTCCGTACACTTTCCCATAGCCCTTCTTACCATGGCTGCTCTCTGTGGCCTGGTATATCTTTTTGTAAGGCAAAAAAGCTTTGCACCCTATCTTCGCTTTAGTACTTCCCTCCTGCTCCTCTCCGGCGTGGCGCTGTTTTGGGTCGCCTATTATACCGGTGACCAGGCTTATGAGGTGGTGGTGCGGACCATCTGCGACCCGAGTGTACTAAAAGACCATCTCTTCTGGGCTAATACCTCAGCCTATATCTTTTCAGCAGCCGCCTTACTGGAAATAGCACGCTACATTTTTCACCTGCAAAAAAAGGCCTGGACTACGCTACTAGTTGTGCTGTTACTGACAGGTGGTACTGCTGCTATCTCTTATGCGGGACACCTTGGCGCAACGGTGGTCTACCAGCAGGCCGGCGGAGTGTATACACCGGATGGTGACTGTACGGGGTTTTAAATGATATAGTAAATTTACCTGATTATTACCTAGTCTTACAGCCCATTACAATTCATAGTATTTTTTGGAAAATCACGTATTTAATTACCTGATATTCATTAAATTATAAGAAAAAATCCTATGAAAAATCAACCACAACACTCCAGGAGAATGTTGCTGATAGCGGCATGCCTGATGCTTTTTGCCCAACCCGCCATATCACAATTTTGGCAGACCCCGGGCAGTTCCAATACAACAGTTACTATCGCTCGCCAGGGCAGAGTCGGGGTGGGCATACCCTCCTCCGGTTTTTCTTCTTTCAA
It contains:
- a CDS encoding DUF2231 domain-containing protein, with the protein product MLQIPSMWRTELLHPLSVHFPIALLTMAALCGLVYLFVRQKSFAPYLRFSTSLLLLSGVALFWVAYYTGDQAYEVVVRTICDPSVLKDHLFWANTSAYIFSAAALLEIARYIFHLQKKAWTTLLVVLLLTGGTAAISYAGHLGATVVYQQAGGVYTPDGDCTGF